Proteins encoded by one window of Microcebus murinus isolate Inina chromosome 2, M.murinus_Inina_mat1.0, whole genome shotgun sequence:
- the RPL11 gene encoding large ribosomal subunit protein uL5 isoform X2, whose protein sequence is MADQGEKENPMRELRIRKLCLNICVGESGDRLTRAAKVLEQLTGQTPVFSKARYTVRSFGIRRNEKIAVHCTVRGAKAEEILEKGLKVREYELRKNNFSDTGNFGFGIQEHIDLGIKYDPSIGIYGLDFYVVLGRPGFSIADKKRRTGCIGAKHRISKEEAMRWFQQKYDGIILPGK, encoded by the exons ATGGCG GATCAAGGTGAAAAGGAGAACCCCATGCGGGAACTTCGCATCCGCAAGCTCTGCCTCAACATCTGTGTTGGGGAGAGTGGAGACAGACTGACCCGGGCAGCTAAGGTGTTGGAGCAGCTCACAGGCCAGACTCCTGTGTTTTCCAAAG CTAGATACACTGTCAGATCCTTTGGCATCAGGAGAAATGAGAAGATTGCAGTCCACTGCACAGTCAGAGGGGCCAAGGCAGAAGAAATCCTGGAGAAAGGTCTAAAG GTGCGAGaatatgaattaagaaaaaataacttctcAGATACTGGAAACTTTGGATTTGGGATCCAGGAACACATCGATCTGGGAATCAAATATGATCCAAGCATTGGTATCTACGGCCTGGACTTCTATGTG GTGCTGGGTAGGCCAGGTTTCAGCATCGCAGACAAGAAGCGCAGGACAGGCTGCATTGGGGCCAAACACAGAATCAGCAAAGAGGAGGCCATGCGCTGGTTCCAGCAGAAG TATGATGGGATCATCCTTCCTGGCAAATAA
- the RPL11 gene encoding large ribosomal subunit protein uL5 isoform X1: protein MAQDQGEKENPMRELRIRKLCLNICVGESGDRLTRAAKVLEQLTGQTPVFSKARYTVRSFGIRRNEKIAVHCTVRGAKAEEILEKGLKVREYELRKNNFSDTGNFGFGIQEHIDLGIKYDPSIGIYGLDFYVVLGRPGFSIADKKRRTGCIGAKHRISKEEAMRWFQQKYDGIILPGK from the exons ATGGCG CAGGATCAAGGTGAAAAGGAGAACCCCATGCGGGAACTTCGCATCCGCAAGCTCTGCCTCAACATCTGTGTTGGGGAGAGTGGAGACAGACTGACCCGGGCAGCTAAGGTGTTGGAGCAGCTCACAGGCCAGACTCCTGTGTTTTCCAAAG CTAGATACACTGTCAGATCCTTTGGCATCAGGAGAAATGAGAAGATTGCAGTCCACTGCACAGTCAGAGGGGCCAAGGCAGAAGAAATCCTGGAGAAAGGTCTAAAG GTGCGAGaatatgaattaagaaaaaataacttctcAGATACTGGAAACTTTGGATTTGGGATCCAGGAACACATCGATCTGGGAATCAAATATGATCCAAGCATTGGTATCTACGGCCTGGACTTCTATGTG GTGCTGGGTAGGCCAGGTTTCAGCATCGCAGACAAGAAGCGCAGGACAGGCTGCATTGGGGCCAAACACAGAATCAGCAAAGAGGAGGCCATGCGCTGGTTCCAGCAGAAG TATGATGGGATCATCCTTCCTGGCAAATAA